The Myxococcota bacterium genome segment GGCCTGGTTCGCACCCGTGAAGGCGTCGTTCACGTCCTGCTCGAGGCCCTCGAGCCGGCCGAGCTTCTCGGTGACCGCCGGTGACTGCACAAAGCCGTTCACGGCATCGACGCGCTGTTTGAACTCGCCGATCGCCGCGAGGGCGCGCTGCGGCTCGTTCTGGCGCACGTACTCCGCGACCTTCGACTCGAGCTCGCCGTACTCCTCCTGCACCACCGATCGCCCCCACGCCGCGGGCGCGTAGGAGCGCACCACCTCCTCCTGGCGCTCCGCCCAGGACACGGCCAGCGCCTCGGGCAGCTCGAGTGACTCGCGCTGGCCGTCGCGCTCGTAGCGCAGGCCGAAGCGGCCCAATGACTGCGGGCTCGCGGCGCCCTCGCTGACCGCGAGAGTCACCCAGATGCGCCGGTCCTGGCCGTCGAACAGCGCGCCGGGCGTGAAGCGCACCGTGTCGCCGTCGCGCTCGAGCGGGTAGCCGGCCGCGTCGACCACGCGCACGCCCGGTGCGGGCGTGATCTCGACCTGGAGCGCGGAGGCCAGCGTGGCGCGCGCCGCGCCGAACTCGCGCGTGAAGATCTGCGCCAGGTCGCGCTGCTCGTCGAGATAGTAGAAGTTGCCGGTCCCCGCGTCGGCGATCGCGGCCATGACCCGCTCGTCGAAGTCCGACCCGACGCCGATCGAGGAGACCACGCACGACGACGCGCTGGCGCGGTGGGCGCGGCCCGTGAGCCCCTCGAGCGAGGTGTCTCCCACGTTCGCCATGCCGTCCGAGATCAGGATCATGCGCACGGCGTGGCCCTTCCGCGCCTGCAGCCCGACCTGGCGCAGCCCAAGCTCGAGCGCGGCTGCGATGTTCGTGCCCCCTTCCACGCCCAGCCCGCTCACGCTCGAGTCGAGCCACTCGCGGTTCGCGGGAGTCACCGGCGTGGCCGGGATCGCCACGACCGCGTCGTTCGCGTAGGCCACCAGGGCGAACAGGTCGTCGGCGCCCATCTCCGAGAGCAGGGCGCTCGTGGCGGTCTTGGCGCGCGCGAGCTTCTCGCCTTCCATCGAGCCCGAACGGTCGAGCACCACGATCACGTCGCTCGGCACGCGCTGCAGGGCGGCGGGGTCGTCGGAGTGACCGGCGATCGAGAGCTCGACCCGCGCGACGCCCTCTCCGCCGCGCAAGAGCTTCGTGCCTTCGAGCTCGGCGGCGAGCCGCACGGGGCCCTGCGAGGCGAAGAGCGAGGTCGCAACTCCGCCGGAGCCTGGGTGGGGTGCCCCCGCCATCTGACGAGTCAGCGCGCGCGAGCTGACTCCTGCGGCCAGAGTGAGTGCCAGGGCCGTGCCCAGCACCGCCGTGCGGCGGTTGCGGGCGATCCAGCTCAGTGTCGTTTGCATCGAGGTTCTCCTTGGTTCGTCGAGTGCGCCTGGAAGACGCGGCGCACGAGAGAACCATCGGGCAAACCCGGCGCTCCGCGGGTAAAGCCTCGGTGAACGTGCCGGGCGGGGATTTACGCGCGATTTACACGCCGGCCCTCCAGCCCGAGCGCAGCTGCGCCGTATCATTCCGTGTCCATGGCGAGCCCCGCCGCGCGCATCCTGGTGGTCGAGGACGAGCCCGCGATCCGCGCGGGTCTCTGCGACGTGCTCGCCTATCACGGGCACGAGCCGGTCGGCGTGGAGGACGGCGACCTGGGTCTCTCGCGCGCGCTCGCGGAGGAGTTCGCGCTGGTCGTGCTCGACGTCATGCTGCCGGGTCTCTCGGGTCTCGAGGTGTGCTCGCGGCTGCGCGAGCGCCGGCCGCGCCAGGCGATCCTGATGCTGACCGCGCGCGGGGCGGAGGCCGACGTGCTCGAGGGCTTCCGCCGCGGCGCCGACGACTACGTGACCAAGCCCTTCTCGGTGGCGGAGCTGGTGGCGCGCGTCGCGGCGCTGCTGCGGCGCGCATCGGCCGAGGACTGCCAGGGACTCGCGCCGTTCCGCTGCGCGGACCTCTGGGTCGAGCCCGCGCGCGGGGTGGCGGCGCGCAACGGCACCGAGATCGAGCTCACGCCGCGCGAGGTCGCCCTGCTCGCGCTGTTCGCGAGCGAGCCCGGGCGGATCGTGAGTCGCCGCCGGCTGCTGCGCGACGTGTGGGGCATGCACGCGGCCGAGTCGGTCGAGACCCGCACGGTCGACGTGCACATCGCCAAGCTGCGCAAGAAGCTCGGCGCGAGCGCGGACGCGCCGATCGAGACCATCCGCGGGCTGGGCTATCGCTGGGTGGCCGACTCGTGACTCGTCTGCGCTTCTGGTTCGCCGCCATCGCAGCGCTGAGCCTGCTCGGGATCGGCGCGCTGGTGTCGCGGGCGCTCGCGGTCGCCGCCACCGAGCGCCGGCTGCGCCACGACGCGGTGGCCGAGCGCGTGCTCGACGAGATGGAGCGCGCGCTCTCCGAGCTCGTGAACGGCGAAGACGTGCGTCTGGCCCGCGCCGACCCGCCGCCGGCCGACTCCGAGCAAGACTTCGTGGTGAGCCGCTACCGGGTGAGTCCCGAGGGCGCGGTGCGCACCGATACGCAGTCCAAGAACGCCGAGCTCGACCGCCTGGTCGCCGCGGCGCCCGCGCAGGAGGCCGCGTCCGCAGGACCCTTCGCCGACTCACGCCAGAGCGCCGGCACGACCCTCTCGCTGCCGCGCGCCCAGGTCGTCGAGCCCGAGAGAGCCGAGAAGAAGAAGGACGCGCAGGAGGCCTTCGGCGTGCTCGCCAAGCTGAACCGGGGCGCGGAGTCGCGCCTGAAGACCTACAACACGCCGCCGCCCGCTCGGCCCGAGCCGAAGGCCGAGGGCTCCATGAGCTACGCAGAGCCTTCCGTGGTCGCCGAGCGCCGGGTCGAGGCACCGGTCACCGCCGTGCGCTCGCCGCTTCGCGGCCGCCCGCTCGACGCGACTCACCTGGCCCTCGAGCGCACGGCGCTGGTCTCGGGCACGGTGCAGCGCGAAGGCGTGGTGCTCGACGTGCCGCGCCTGTTCGACTGGCTGCGCGCACGCGGGCTGGGCGACGACCTGGCGGGACTGGCACGCGTGGACTTCGCGGGCCCGCTGGCCGCGGAGCTGCCGGAGAGCCACGCCGAGTTCGCCTACCGGCGCCGCTTCGCCGAGCCGTTCGAGTCACTCGGCGCGCAGCTCGTGCTGACTCCCTTGCCGGGCATCGGGACCGCGGGCGCGATCGAGGCGCTCGGCGCAGCGCTCGCGCTGGTGCTCGCGGCGGGCTTGGCCGTGGCCTACCGCTCGGTGTCGACGGTGGTCGGCTTCGCGCAGCGCCGCGCGGCGTTCGCGGCTTCGGTCTCGCACGAGCTGAAGACCCCGCTCACGGCGATCCGCATGTACGCCGAGATGCTGCGCGACGGCATGGTCACCCATGAGTCGAAGCGCGACGAGTACTACCGCGCGCTGGCGCTCGAGTCCGACCGCCTTTCGCGGTTGGTCAACAACGTGCTCGAGTTCTCGCAGC includes the following:
- a CDS encoding HAMP domain-containing sensor histidine kinase — its product is MTRLRFWFAAIAALSLLGIGALVSRALAVAATERRLRHDAVAERVLDEMERALSELVNGEDVRLARADPPPADSEQDFVVSRYRVSPEGAVRTDTQSKNAELDRLVAAAPAQEAASAGPFADSRQSAGTTLSLPRAQVVEPERAEKKKDAQEAFGVLAKLNRGAESRLKTYNTPPPARPEPKAEGSMSYAEPSVVAERRVEAPVTAVRSPLRGRPLDATHLALERTALVSGTVQREGVVLDVPRLFDWLRARGLGDDLAGLARVDFAGPLAAELPESHAEFAYRRRFAEPFESLGAQLVLTPLPGIGTAGAIEALGAALALVLAAGLAVAYRSVSTVVGFAQRRAAFAASVSHELKTPLTAIRMYAEMLRDGMVTHESKRDEYYRALALESDRLSRLVNNVLEFSQLEKGARKLALGVGPLEPALRASLDMLRVHVEREGFRLAVEIGPDLPPARFERDALAQIVFNLVDNALKYARDAERREIVVAAGRTPNGVVLSVRDFGPGVPREQLGLLFEPFWRGDSELTRRAKGTGIGLALVQRLAEAMGASVRAGNAQPTGFEVAIQLATG
- a CDS encoding VWA domain-containing protein, with the translated sequence MQTTLSWIARNRRTAVLGTALALTLAAGVSSRALTRQMAGAPHPGSGGVATSLFASQGPVRLAAELEGTKLLRGGEGVARVELSIAGHSDDPAALQRVPSDVIVVLDRSGSMEGEKLARAKTATSALLSEMGADDLFALVAYANDAVVAIPATPVTPANREWLDSSVSGLGVEGGTNIAAALELGLRQVGLQARKGHAVRMILISDGMANVGDTSLEGLTGRAHRASASSCVVSSIGVGSDFDERVMAAIADAGTGNFYYLDEQRDLAQIFTREFGAARATLASALQVEITPAPGVRVVDAAGYPLERDGDTVRFTPGALFDGQDRRIWVTLAVSEGAASPQSLGRFGLRYERDGQRESLELPEALAVSWAERQEEVVRSYAPAAWGRSVVQEEYGELESKVAEYVRQNEPQRALAAIGEFKQRVDAVNGFVQSPAVTEKLGRLEGLEQDVNDAFTGANQAEKRNQLSKAKAESSLDARRQGAKGEGSK
- a CDS encoding response regulator transcription factor, with translation MASPAARILVVEDEPAIRAGLCDVLAYHGHEPVGVEDGDLGLSRALAEEFALVVLDVMLPGLSGLEVCSRLRERRPRQAILMLTARGAEADVLEGFRRGADDYVTKPFSVAELVARVAALLRRASAEDCQGLAPFRCADLWVEPARGVAARNGTEIELTPREVALLALFASEPGRIVSRRRLLRDVWGMHAAESVETRTVDVHIAKLRKKLGASADAPIETIRGLGYRWVADS